From Virgibacillus ihumii, the proteins below share one genomic window:
- the mgsA gene encoding methylglyoxal synthase: MNIALIAHDKKKQDIINFSIAYQHILKNHQLFATGTTGKKISEETGLEVFRFQSGPIGGDQQIGAKIANNEMDIVIFLRDPLTAQPHEPDVSALMRLCDVHLIPLATNIAAAEIVIRALANGNFSWRDVLKQQKEEGYSE, encoded by the coding sequence ATGAACATCGCCTTAATTGCTCATGATAAAAAGAAGCAGGACATAATTAATTTCAGCATTGCATATCAGCATATTTTAAAAAATCATCAATTATTTGCTACAGGCACCACGGGTAAAAAAATTTCCGAAGAGACGGGCTTGGAGGTATTCCGGTTTCAGTCGGGACCAATTGGAGGAGACCAGCAAATTGGTGCAAAAATTGCCAACAATGAAATGGACATCGTTATTTTTTTACGGGATCCATTAACTGCACAGCCGCATGAACCTGATGTCAGTGCTTTGATGCGCCTGTGTGATGTTCATTTAATTCCGCTTGCAACCAATATTGCTGCAGCTGAGATAGTTATACGTGCATTGGCAAATGGGAATTTTTCATGGAGAGACGTACTGAAACAACAGAAAGAAGAAGGTTATAGCGAATGA
- the dapB gene encoding 4-hydroxy-tetrahydrodipicolinate reductase: MSINIIIAGPRGRMGSEAVKMVSSEESFVLTACIDRKHNGKKMNEIDGLPDLDVPFYEDPEECLQQTDADVLIDLTVPEAGFVNTKLALLYDVRPVVGTSGFTPDQIDALRDLSESHGTGCIIAPNFAVGAVLMMRFAKEAAKYLPDVEIIEKHHDKKLDAPSGTAVKTADLIKETRDSKQQGHPDEKETLDGARGAENDGIRIHSVRLPGLVAHQEVLFGGAGQTLTIKHDSYNRESFMAGVKLAVNKVMSMNELVYGLDNILD, translated from the coding sequence ATGAGCATTAACATAATTATTGCCGGGCCGCGAGGTAGAATGGGCTCTGAGGCTGTAAAAATGGTTAGCAGCGAGGAAAGTTTTGTTCTTACAGCGTGTATCGACCGGAAACATAACGGAAAGAAAATGAATGAAATAGATGGTCTTCCGGACTTGGATGTACCATTTTACGAAGATCCGGAAGAATGTCTACAACAAACGGATGCGGATGTTCTGATTGATTTAACTGTTCCTGAAGCAGGCTTTGTCAATACAAAACTGGCATTGTTATATGATGTTCGTCCGGTTGTTGGAACGTCCGGATTTACACCGGATCAAATTGATGCATTAAGGGATTTGTCGGAATCACATGGTACAGGCTGTATCATCGCCCCTAACTTTGCCGTAGGTGCTGTATTGATGATGCGCTTCGCAAAAGAAGCTGCCAAATATTTGCCTGACGTGGAGATTATTGAAAAGCACCATGATAAAAAATTGGACGCACCATCGGGGACAGCTGTAAAAACTGCTGATCTAATCAAAGAAACAAGAGATTCAAAACAACAAGGTCATCCGGATGAAAAGGAAACCTTGGATGGTGCACGAGGTGCAGAAAATGATGGAATTCGTATACACAGCGTACGTCTTCCGGGATTGGTTGCACATCAGGAAGTACTTTTCGGAGGAGCGGGCCAAACCCTTACCATCAAACATGATTCCTATAACCGTGAATCCTTTATGGCCGGTGTGAAATTGGCGGTCAATAAAGTCATGAGCATGAACGAACTGGTTTATGGATTGGATAACATTCTTGACTAG